The Salarias fasciatus chromosome 12, fSalaFa1.1, whole genome shotgun sequence DNA segment TGGATTCATGACTGCATCGTGGAGAACCGTGGCCACACTGCCAGCCACACCTGTAACGGCCACAGCAGATCAAGAACATCAGACGGCGTTTTCAATCATTTCAGCAGCTACTTGTTTTGTGTGGAATGTGAGCTTTATTTGGAGCTGTGCTGACTAAACAAAACACGACTTCCCCTCCTCCGACACCGTGTTTGGATTTCTCATATTTGGAAGAAGCACTTTTTCTTGCCACTGTAAACAGGATATGGCACCGGGACTCATCCGGACTACGGCTCTggcaccccgctgatgtgtgctgTGACGTGGAGACTCGCACCGTTGGCTAAATGGCTGTTGCCTCCGCTCTGAATGACGTCGCTCAGCGACCGCTTCACCCGCTCGTAGCAGGCGAAGTAGAGGGCGTGGGCCGGCCCCGCTCCGATCATGGTGATGTTGAGGCCCCTCAGCGGTCGGAAGATCCCCTCTGTCCGGATGATTCTCTTCAGCGCCTCATACACACTCCGGTACTGTGCATTCGGATCCGGCTGCAGACTCTGCATTCTTGtctggaaaaaataaagacacgCACATGAACCGTGTCTGTTTGTTCGAAGCTGATTAGATATGATAACGTCTGCTGAGGACTCAGGATTATGCGTGCCGGTGCGTGGGCACCTGGTGTGGGGTAAACCATGATTTCCTCATGTATTGTTCCTCGTTGCGCTGTCACATTGTTCGGACATCAAGTGCTCTTGTCAGCAGTGAGGTCTctgctgactggtgtgtgtctcctccaggctggtgTGTGAGGCTGTGGCAGCTCTTTGTTTTACTCCACTATGCCAAGTTATCAGCACCACacaaagcatgtttttattCTCGCGGAGATGTGGGACTGGCTCAGGAGATAGGCCGAGTCTATCTTCCTCGCCATGTCCCCCCGGGTTTCCTTCCTTTGGTTTGACAATAAAATATCAATTACATTTCCGTCAGATACAGATTTGGGAACTCGGGGCACTCGAAATATGGCAGCGTCGGTTTTACTGACCACCTTTATGCACGTCAGGTCACATCTCTCTGGCTTAGATAGTTTATTGAATCAGGTTTGGATTCACGACTCAACAGATAAGGACGGACAAAAAGTTGGTAAAAGCTAGATAAAACCAAGGATGTGATGGATTATTGCAACTATaacattctaaaactgtcacacattttaaaacggTAATACTGTTTTTATCACAGACCAGCTGAGAATCACATCATGATTCAACTGGTGTCATGATAATTTTGAGTCAGCAACTAAAATGCATCACCTCCATTTAAAATCTTGtcttttctgaaatggaaacaggaagcactGGCATTAATGGAACCTAAATCACTCTTAAATCCATCAACTtctgaaactgtgttttctgattATCTCTTTGTTCTATGCTTATATCAATCACTGCTTATCCCTgtatatattaatatttaatattacttggttttcattctgtcttatttatataaatgtcttttctgtttcttctgtgtCTTCTATTCTGTTTAAAGAATTTTCCTCTGggattaaaaaagtttttttttagggtGAAAATATTAAGTCTCAGAAAAATACACACTTAAGTCCTACATTTTCAACTTGACTGCAGACTCAGTGAAAACAAGTGTTCAGCCTTTAGACACACTGATAATAAAACCGCCCCATCCACTACATCCCAATGAATTCAGCTTCATCACTTCAACTGCTGTTGAACTAATCGACACCACAGAAGAGTAATTGCAGACACACACCCTTAACCGCACCAGGGCCGATTCCAAATGTGTGCACCGCCGATAAGGAGCCCCTCCTTAAAGCAACACAGACTACTCCCTGAGACCCCCACCTGCATCTGAGACAGAGGCGCTGGGACTTTGATACTTTCCTCACTCCGGATCCAATTACATTTCACAACACTGTAAACTCCACTCACATGCTTAACAGATGAATGGGCGCCGGAGCTGGAAGATGCTTGTGTAAATGTGGAAACCTCAAGAGGAAatgtcagcagtgttttcagtagTGAAACTCTATGGGGTAGAGTGGAGCTGCGTCAACACGGTGACTCAATGGCAAAGACGATTTGGTGACTTTTAGTCAAAATATCACAATAACATTGTCGCTTCTGTGCCAGTGTGGGTGTTGGCTGCCAGAGGGTCAGAACAATGCTACTGTGCTAccagaagaaaaagaggatttGAGGGGCAAAGTCCATACTCATCCCCATATTTTGCTCTTTACTGGGGAATTTCAAAGCCAGCCCATAGTTTGATTTATCTACTGAAGACTCACGCTCAGAAACTGGACGTAAAATTCAAAACGACATCAGTGAGAAAATCTGGCCTTTTGAATTTCCGCACTGTATTAAAAATTATATTCAGTACCTATGGAGGAGAATTGTGCTATTTACAGTATTAATGATAGACAATTTCAATAATTAAAGCATTGAATATACACAgatattaaacattttcaaaaaatactCATTACTTTGTCAGTCAATGGTTATCATATTGATAACTTCTGATTGAAAATGCTCACAAAATCAAATTTagcatttttgtttcacagAAGCAGAGTTGATGAAACATTTCGGATTTGTACTTAAACAAACCCCtcaaaacttcacaattcatatttttcacatATAATTTTAAAAGGCTCctgaaataaatccagatcTGGCTCACAATGTCTATAGCTGTGCATTTTCAGATAGTAACTCATTCAAATGTCAAATTCAATGTCAAAACCCGGTAAAACATATCAGGTTAATGTCTTGGACCACAgaaacaacttgtttttttcttgggaGAAGTAacaattaggaaaaaaaaaaaaaaaaaaaactaaactaaatctGGCCAACACTGAAAAACcagcaaaataataataattagcTTTCAGCTGACTAACTAATTACCTGGTTAATAGTTTGACATTGATTCCTAGACTGAATGACTTGTTCTGCAGCAAGTGTGGAACATCAGTCTTGACTGTCTTCACGTTTGTTTCTTGGTCATTACATGCACtttatttgtttacatgaaAGATTAcgcctatttaaaaaaaaattactgctGTTAGCTGAACCTGTTTGTCAGTACAAGATTGTTATACTGGCAGTTCTACgtgagaacatgaagacacTTTTATATGAATGAAGTTGTACTGAGTGTTGACATTAGGAGCAAGTGATTAATTGCATCATCATTCAATTTATCAgtcattttatttaatgatcAATGCATTAGGACATtctaaaatgtgaaaagtaGGGAGAGACTCTCCCACTCATTCATAGTTGTTTTCCCCATGATGAAAAATCCAAACTAATGCATTCTGTAAGTAATATCAACTTGTTGAAGTTTTAAATCAAAGTACTTTTAAAGTGCTCTGCAAACTCCTTGACTATTATGGTTCTTACTTGGCTTTCAGTCCTGACAGGTAACTCTCAATCAAGTTTGACAAGTGTTCCTTGACCTTCAATTCGGTCTGAGTTTGACAAGGGAAGATCCTGTCCGAGGCTTCACTTACTCAGGTGAGAAAGGAAAACCAAGAACTTTGCGATCAATAATTTGCAAATGTCTCATAAAGTTTAagattaaaatgacatttttcctcTGGCACTGCAGGTGAATTGAGGTTACAGTTGGGAGATAAGTGAGCCAGCTATGTTAGCAAAGTTCAATCATACCAGGAAAGAAGCGggaaatgggggggaaaaatgaaaactggaaTTATTATCCGTGTTTACATGACGCgtggtgttttgtttgtttgtttgtttgagctgTGACCGGTGCCAGCCTGCCGAACGAGTTGGTCGGGTCGGCGGACAGCCGGCGGGGCTGCGGTGCTAACGCCGAGGCTAACAGAGGATGGGCAGCCCGGAGACTCCGCGGCTAACGCTGGTTAGCAGGCGGCGGCGCGCGGTCCGAGCAGCCCGCCGGGGCTCCGCGGGTGGCTTAATGAATGAGCTGGAACAAGAAAACAAGCGAGCTGCCCCTGCGCGGCGTTACCTTGACGGAGTCCACGGGGTACATCACCGTGTGCTCCAGTATGCCAGCCACGGCTCCGGCTGTCATGTGGGTCGTCACTGAGACATGAGGTGGCAAGCTCTCGTAGTCCCCGTCGCTGCCGAAAGCCTCGTCGTCCTTGCTCTTGGTCTGCGACATCTCCAGCGCTGCCACCGCACGGTCTGAGCTCAACTCCATGCGCGTGGAGCTCGCCCGGGTGCTCTCCTTTGCAAGATACCTCTCAGAGAGGCATCGGCGGCATGGACAGCCACAACATCATCACTACTTACCGGAGTTCCAGCGCCCCGTGTGACGTTTCGGGTGGGGGCGTGGCTTCTATGAATTACAACCAATCAGGGTTGAGGTACTGAGCATGAGGGCGGGCTTTCGGATCGAGGCAGCCAATGAAAAGTTTCGGTGCTGGGTTCTTTTGACACTTCACAACCCTGCTGTTATAAAAACTTGTGTGTCCATGCTGGTCCCTGTTCCTGGGAGTGTTTCAATGGGCTGGTCCACTCGAGGTGTAATCACTCAGTCCTGCACGAGCAGATAAAAGAGGTGTGGAGAGCCTATCAGGAGGCATCTGCTCAATAACACAGCATGCTGCGGTTTCTCTTTGTTCTATTGGTCATATCTACATCTTGTGGCTTCTGCCCGACAAGTAGTTAAGTAATTAAGTAAAAAAACAGGAATCTCATAATTAGTTTTGCACAATGAAAGTCTCtgtcaaaaacatttccatcCAGAAAATAATACCAAAAAGATAACAGCATAGAATTTGAATTTGACCAgcattcatggaaaaaaaaatggaaatttgaTCACTGTAAACAGGATGTTTCGAATTATGGAGACTTCTTCAAATAATGTATCTCCTTTATGTGCAATTTCAGAAGTCTTGACATGAAATACATAAAAGACTAAAGAAACAGTTTGCTCAGTAACTTTCAACAAAGTCACTCAGCATTGACCCAGAACAGGCAGCAAGCCTTTGACAGCCCTTTACATCATGTGAACAGTCATATGAAATAGCCTAGAGTGAAGACAGGAGCCTCTTAGTGAAGGAGTGAACCGCTTCAATGCTTCAGTTCCAGCTCCAGAGGAAGCAGTATGGCACTGTTAACTTTCAGACCTACTGTAGTGATCCTATACTATAAGAACCTTGTTGGAGGCCACTTAAATTAATGAGGCAAAATGACTCAACACATTTTCtcattgcactttttttttctgaattatttacagtttgtgtttttggctGTGTCCTGTCTCCTGTTGCGTGCCAGTAGTTTGAATTTCACTTTGATATTCAGATGGAACCACTTGGAGAGCATCTAATTCAACTGAAAAATGCACATTGGTTTTCCATCAGTCCACAATTTTACAAACAGCTTGTGAAACATTGGATTTGAATTTTcctatttgtttatttatttattttgtaaattgATGTATTCtattaggttaaaaaaaaaaaccgcatGGTGACGTCTAACTTTGCATTAATGGGTTTGGTCTCATCAGTTTAAGCGGTCTCATGCTGGCCTCCACTGGCTGAAATATAACCTCTACACACGATACATTGCAGTGTCACTGTGGGTGTGTTGGTGTAGCGTGGTGCTGGCGTATGAGTGACTCAGCATTTTCTGTCTGACATCTTAAAGAGACACTTGTTCCGGCGGCGTTATTACAGCTGCCGTCCACGCTGTAACACTGGTTCATATTGTGCATCAACATCCTTTCGTCGGGCGTTTCACACACTGCatggctgctggaggagtgttAAAACCCTGTTCTTATATGGATCATTTCGGTGCTCACAGACTCACTTTGATAACCCACTTTTACACAACCTGCTGCTGACAAACGGCCCACTGTTTGCTGCGGCTGTGCGAACAATCTGGATTAGTTTGACATGTTTCGCTGTGCATGGATTAACAACTGAGTGCATTAcactaatgatcttctcacaaCAAATTCTGGTAATTCTTCAACTACCCACTTCTTTTGGCGTTGACGGCATGAGATCAGAGGAGGGACAAAGCCTCAGCTAAACCAATAGGTGCAAAGTGCTGAGGTGCAGCAACGTGAAGTAAATTGAAAATAtgtgggtttgcatgttctctctgtgcgaGCAGGAGTTTTCTTTAGGTGTTCCGGTTTCATCCATTAGtctaaaaacatgtttgtgatgTTCATGGCTGAGGTCTCCAAATGAATGTCCATCTCTCCGTGTTCGCCCTGACAGACTAGCGATGTGTCCAAGTTGTATTCTGGCTCTGTGACCAGTTTGAGTCCGACAAGCTTAAAAGACAACTCGTTTTGAAAGACAGACACCATTTATTTCGTCTGACCTCATGAAAGACAAGTTCACCataaaacctgtttttattcaactgaaatgtcacatttactTTGCATTCAtctgtgaaaacatttcatttcttatAAATAACGGGGCATGTGCTCTTATTTACAATCCCCCTCACAGCAGTGATATGACAGCTTCTAAAAATGAAGCCCGACGTGAATATCCAACAATATCCAACTGAACAGTCAGATAGCTCAACACAGGGATTTCAGCAGGGCGCAACACTCCAGACAAAAGGGCAGACGGGTTTGAAAGAATTTCTCAACAGCGACAAGATACGTATTGCACTATTATAGCTGTTAAAGACGACTTGTCTTGCAGTATAAATACGAGGCATAACAGTTTGAGAGAGACATACACGAATAAAGTCCATTCCCGCTGGAGACGTGCATCTCGACTGCATCGCAAAGTGCTCCTTCGACTGCTCAATTATATTGCATTTAAACTTTCTGTAAAAAGGGAACGCTTATTCCATCGAACACCGACAACCAAAGATGTGATCATGCACATAAAACACATGTAAAGAGACATACAGGAAGGCAAAGACCcatgtcaaattaaaaaaaaaaaaaaaagaataaaaagaaaaaaagccagcCACCACATATCAGCATTTCATTAAGACAGACTTCATacttttttaatatgaattatcTAAAGTGAATAGTACCtctgtgtgcttttctttttcagaaataCAGAAGACGACACCTGGAGAGAGCTACCTTCTGAATTTGACAAGAGATGGCGGGAGGCCAGAAAATAAGCagtaaaaaatataatttaaaataaaataacttaaaaaaaaaaaaaaaagcaactttgtAGAATTTCCAAATTTCAGTACCAAACAGTCTTCAAAGACTCTCATTGAGCATGCGTcttcagagagagaaggagtgaCGCTCTTCCTCACGAGCGCAGACACACCGTCGAGACCCTGCGCTCTACAGAACTCAGAGGTTGATGGGGATTGTCGGTGAGCCGAGGCCGTCTTCCAGCCACGGCACTGATGAAGGGGAGTAGCGCTGCGCAGCGCGCCGATGGATGCGACGGAGTCGCAGTAAGTACAGCATGATAGACAAGAACACAATGAAGAAGCAAGCCAGGAATAAGTAGTGGTTGTTGACAAAGGAGAAGCTGTGCCTCCAGTGAGAGTGGAAGCCTTTCAGGGTTTCTTGCTGGATgtccctggaggaggagaaaacagaacacacacgtCAGGCCAGCAGTCACtacagcagtggagtcagtttATCAGGTACATCAAAAAGTCACTTTTAAATTCTGGATATACTCCGTTTTACACTTGGATATTAGCATTTATATAAAATATCGgatttttttcttagttttatGACGGGAAGTTATAATTGTCGCAGTAAAAATTGTACAAATGTTAGCAGTATGTAGTTTGAAGTTTCAGTTCTGAGACCAGATGAAAGATACCTCCTGTTGCTAAACGGAGTGTATAAAGCTGCAGTAGCCTTAATACTACATCTACAACCTGACCAAAACGCTCTCATGTACAAAACAAGAGCTTGGTTTAATAACAGCTCTTGTTAGTCAACTTTTCTCCTGCTTAGACTGAGTAAAcaatttatttaaacatttccaTAAAGTGTAGCGACCAAACTGACAAAGCATCTCACCTCAGAGGAAGGAAGCGTGTCCGATACAGAATAGCTCCCAGAGTCCACTGGACCTCCTTATCGTAAACCAGCAGCGCCGTCTTCAGGTTTTTGTAATTGGTTGGGAAAGAGAAGCCAGAATGCAGAACTTCATACATCCATGCTGATTTAAAACACTGGTACCTGTAGACATAAACAcggggaaaaaaatcagatcAACAAAAGCATGGGCAATTTACAGAAATGGTTTGATCCTCCTTCCTGTCCGACTTACTTAAGTCTGTGAAGATCTGCATGTGAGGCGTACAAGCCTGAGTCAAAGCGCTGTCTCAGAGTCTTCCACTGGGTGGCACAGTAACTCTAGAAAATTCAAACCACAACATCAGGAAAGTTTCTCGGGCCAAAAAACACCAATTGCCATCTCATTAAGCCCTTAGCTGCTCTTGATTCTGGATAATCTAACATCACAACATTGTACCATACTGGTAAGATCTGTTCTCCACACACCAATCCCAGGAATTCATCTATTCTGTAAATGAGAACCTTTTGTATCTGTATTTTTTGCACTGTGATCATGGTGTGCAGCATTTACCTTGGCAGCGTGGGTATAACTTGAAGCGTTATAATCCCCGCCCATGCGCAGGACATCCTCCATGCAGTAGTAGAACTCGGAGAAGCCGTAAAACTGACTGTTGTTGTAGTCGATCGCTGGCTGGTAGATGCCGTTGAGGGAGGTCTGCGTGTCGTTTGTGCGGTTGAGGTAAGGCTGCAGGATCTGTCTGCACTGGTCGAAGTCTCCCGTGCCTCGCAGATGCAGCTTCTGTGTCGACGGGCCGATCTCATCTTGCAGGTCTGTTGGCAGACACGGATCCGGGACGGGAGAGTCCGCCGTCTCACCAACATGCTGACCTGAGAGCCTGATCGAAACAGGAATACAGTTTCACAACTTCAAACTCTGGCGTGGTTGGTCAGAaacatggggggaaaaaaaaaactgtcaatcTCACATGTTTTGAGCGTAAGTGTTCCTGATGAGGCTCTCCTCATATCTTTGGCGAGCTGCATTTCCTCCAAACCCCAGGAACGTCGACACATAAACCCGATAAACATGCTCTGTGCGGTGAGCATCACAGCCCAGGTTGAATTCTGCCAGTAAATTCTTGGCAACTTCCTCCTGCGG contains these protein-coding regions:
- the entpd4 gene encoding ectonucleoside triphosphate diphosphohydrolase 4 isoform X1, giving the protein MGRISISCLFPASWHFSVSSQVLPRLLVPFIRQLILIGLVICLIGLIYLLFVGGKGRTSWTREENHFHRHLARVTDVDATDTSNPNLNYGLVVDCGSSGSRVFVYCWPRHNGNPHELLDIRQMRDQHRKPVVMKIKPGISELAKTPEKASDYIYPLLSFATQHIPKHKHQETPLYILCTAGMRILPESQQEALLEDLRTDIPVHFNFLFSDSHVEVITGKQEGVYAWIGINFVLGRFDHVNTDRDAVVEVNVPGSDQQEALTRKRTTGVLDMGGVSTQIAYEVPKTVSFASPLQEEVAKNLLAEFNLGCDAHRTEHVYRVYVSTFLGFGGNAARQRYEESLIRNTYAQNMLSGQHVGETADSPVPDPCLPTDLQDEIGPSTQKLHLRGTGDFDQCRQILQPYLNRTNDTQTSLNGIYQPAIDYNNSQFYGFSEFYYCMEDVLRMGGDYNASSYTHAAKSYCATQWKTLRQRFDSGLYASHADLHRLKYQCFKSAWMYEVLHSGFSFPTNYKNLKTALLVYDKEVQWTLGAILYRTRFLPLRDIQQETLKGFHSHWRHSFSFVNNHYLFLACFFIVFLSIMLYLLRLRRIHRRAAQRYSPSSVPWLEDGLGSPTIPINL
- the entpd4 gene encoding ectonucleoside triphosphate diphosphohydrolase 4 isoform X2; protein product: MGRISISCLFPASWHFSVSSQVLPRLLVPFIRQLILIGLVICLIGLIYLLFVGGKGRTSWTREENHFHRHLARVTDVDATDTSNPNLNYGLVVDCGSSGSRVFVYCWPRHNGNPHELLDIRQMRDQHRKPVVMKIKPGISELAKTPEKASDYIYPLLSFATQHIPKHKHQETPLYILCTAGMRILPESQQEALLEDLRTDIPVHFNFLFSDSHVEVITGKQEGVYAWIGINFVLGRFDHVNTDRDAVVEVNVPGSDQQEALTRKRTTGVLDMGGVSTQIAYEVPKTEEVAKNLLAEFNLGCDAHRTEHVYRVYVSTFLGFGGNAARQRYEESLIRNTYAQNMLSGQHVGETADSPVPDPCLPTDLQDEIGPSTQKLHLRGTGDFDQCRQILQPYLNRTNDTQTSLNGIYQPAIDYNNSQFYGFSEFYYCMEDVLRMGGDYNASSYTHAAKSYCATQWKTLRQRFDSGLYASHADLHRLKYQCFKSAWMYEVLHSGFSFPTNYKNLKTALLVYDKEVQWTLGAILYRTRFLPLRDIQQETLKGFHSHWRHSFSFVNNHYLFLACFFIVFLSIMLYLLRLRRIHRRAAQRYSPSSVPWLEDGLGSPTIPINL